Sequence from the Methanobrevibacter arboriphilus genome:
CAAATAATAGCTAAAAATCTTCTCACTTTAAACTCAGCTAGACCAATTGAAACTTTATTTTCCTTTAAAGTTCCAAATTCTGCTTCAACTTGAGTTTCAGTTCTACTAATAGCTATAAGAAAAGTGAATATTAAGACAACTGCAAACATAAATAGATGGAATGGAGTTAAATATAGTACAATATCACCTAAAGGTATTGTTCCAAGTAAACTACCACCTAATGACGTAATATCCATAATAATCCTCTTTATTTTATAATAAATTATTTATTAAATATAATTATTTATTAAATATAATCATTTTTATTATAATCATTTTTATTCTTAATTTTTTCAATAATTATAAATTTTCGACATATTATCGATTTATCAACATATTAAATCTTTTTTAATTTAGAATAGTACCATATTCTAAATAAATATATCTCATTACTTACTTATTCTCTCCTATACTCTTCAGTAAGAATAGATCCAATCAATCCTAATTTTGAAGCTACTTTTAAGACTAAACCACAAGCAGCCATGAACAATGAAAGAAGCCAGTATTGAGGAGCCAAGAAGAATAATACAAATCCAACTATCCATAAACACCATGAAATACCAGATATTGCTCCAACACCCTCAATCACGAATACAGGCAATCCTCTTGCCTTTTTACACATCATATAGAATAATATACCTCCACCAGCAACTGCACCACCAGTAAAACCAGTTAAAAATGCACCAAATAATATCATAACAAGAGCTATAAAATTTGGAGCTGTCTTCATAATTTCCATATCTAAGCTTAAAGGAAGTGGGAATACAGAAGGTTTTTCTGTTATAGTCCTATCTTTAGGAACTGAATTTTCAGCTTTTCTCATTTCACGAGATATTAAAATTTCTGAAATAGCCATAATCTCAGCTAATTCTACAACTAAACCAGGAAGTATCAATGCTTCAGCTAAATCTGTTCCAACAGCTGCAACTACAATTAACATAGCTAATCCAACAAGATCAGTTAGGATTAAAATATGAATGTCTCTTTTCTGAATAGCAATTCCAGTTAAACCAACAAAACCTACTATAATCGCTACATACAATGCAGGAAGGTATAAAGATGCTGTAATAGCTGGAACAACCTCTGGAACTAAAGTTACCATATCATTCTACTCCTTTTTTAATTTAGAAGAACCATCTTTAGAATGGGTTTTCTCATCATTTTCTTTTTTCCTATTTATAGTAAAGTTAAGTGCTAGCCAAGAAGCTATAATAAAAGACATCATCAATATTGAAGATTCTAATATTGTATCAAAACCTCTAGTATAATAGAGAATCTCATCAATAAGTCCTCCTGGCGAAGAATAAATACTAGTTCCAAAATATGGAGAAAGCGACGCTACAAGAAGTGCTTGAGGACTCATATAAGAAGTTACCATACCTAAAGACTTTGAATTTTCTGGATATTGAGCTTTAGTTATACCTGGAACTTCTAAAGGAATACCTCCCCTATCATAAGGAGCAGTAGGAGTTCCTTGCTCAATTTGAACTTGAGGAGCAGGTCTTGGATAAATTTGGTCAACATCTAAACTTAAAGGAACAATAAATCCAACTAGAATAACTGCTGCTAATATTACAGAATATACTTTAGGAATTTTATCTGGGTTAGCAAGAGAGTTCCAAAAACGACCAATCCGACTCATACGTCAGCCCCCATTTCTTCTAGTCTAGTTATAGCCCTAAGTAAAATCAAAGTAATAGCTGCAGTAGCAGCCACAAAAGTCATTAGTGCTAAGGTATGATTGTAAACGAGAAATATTAATGATATTCCAACTGCAGCAATTTCTGTATTGAACGTTCTGACAATAGGATCATTAACTCCAGGGCCTGTTACAGTAGCTATACTTCCAATTATAGCTAATATACAACCCGCATAAAATAACATTTGAATTTCAATCAAATATCTCACCTTCAGGATTGTTTTTATTTCCCTCTTCAATATCTCTTTTTCTAATATCATTAATTTTAATAATAGATAAAAGGAATATAACAGTAGATATTGGTCCAAAAAGAGCAATTACTAAAGCTACATCTAAATATTTAAATGAAACAACAGCTAATAATAATCCTGCCTCCATAACTGCAAACATTATAAGCTTATCAAGAGGTTTAACAAGCAATATAATACCAAAAGCACCAATAAACATCAAGATTATTGATATGGATGTTACATTAAGAAAATCTAAAAAAATCATTAAATTCACCGATTATACTAATATTATAAGATATATGCTCATCATAACATATTCACTCATCAAGGATAATTTCATTTTCTAGCCTATTTAAAGTATAAGCTATTGCATTAGAACCAATAGTAGAAGTTATGAAAAATGTAATAGCAATTATAAGACCAAAAGGACTATCTACAGTTAATGCAATAAGTGCTGAAACAGCAAAATCAATAACATTAACATAAAGCATTCTTTCAGCTTTATTTTTAGCTAAAAGAGTTCTTATAGCCATTATAATAATAATTATTCCAATGATTTCTTCTATCATAGTTAACATTCCAATATAATATAATTTTTATCTATAAACACAAAATTTATCTTAAATTAAATCTATTTTTAAGTAATTATTACTTTTTTAAGCAATTATTATAATTTATATAAATTACTATTATTTATATAAATAATTAAACATGATTTTAAATCATTATTAATTATTATACTTTATATAATTATTATAATACATATAACAATTATTAATTCATTTAATTACATTTTAAACTAACTATAAGATTAAATTATATAGACTAAAATACTAATAAATACATAATTAGACTAAAAAACATAATTTAGATATAATAAAAATACCATATAATATTATATTATAAATTTAATGTTATAATCTTCTAATAATGATTATTCTAATTTAGTATATCTGTTAAAAGATTTAGCGATACGTCCAAGTAATTTAGATGAACTTGGATGATGTAATCCTTGAATAGTAGTTATAGCTATTACCATACCAACAACAAACATTTCTGGTGTTAAACCAATGAAAGATGTTAAGTATATTATAACTATTGTAGTTAATGAACCAACAGTACCTGCATATCCAGGATCTGCACATAATCTATTTCCTATATAAACAAAGAAAGTAGCTATCAATCCACCTTCAATCCCAATCAACATATAACCAATTGAAGCTAAAAGAGTTCCTGCAGAAGCATCTGGAGAACATAATATATTCCCTTGGAAGAATCCACCTGATATATCGCCACCTCTTTTTTTAATCTCATGACCTACAATATTTGCACCTTTAACACCAGGAGCCTCAGGTAAACCAAGATAAGTATCAATAAGAACAAAATTTAACCAAGCTATAATAGCTGCAATAATAATTCCTAAAATTTCGTTCATTAGTTAGCCTCCTTTGTTTTTGAAATTTCACTAGAAGATTCATTATTCAAATTATCTCCGTTTTC
This genomic interval carries:
- a CDS encoding EhaG family protein is translated as MVTLVPEVVPAITASLYLPALYVAIIVGFVGLTGIAIQKRDIHILILTDLVGLAMLIVVAAVGTDLAEALILPGLVVELAEIMAISEILISREMRKAENSVPKDRTITEKPSVFPLPLSLDMEIMKTAPNFIALVMILFGAFLTGFTGGAVAGGGILFYMMCKKARGLPVFVIEGVGAISGISWCLWIVGFVLFFLAPQYWLLSLFMAACGLVLKVASKLGLIGSILTEEYRRE
- a CDS encoding EhaF family protein, translated to MSRIGRFWNSLANPDKIPKVYSVILAAVILVGFIVPLSLDVDQIYPRPAPQVQIEQGTPTAPYDRGGIPLEVPGITKAQYPENSKSLGMVTSYMSPQALLVASLSPYFGTSIYSSPGGLIDEILYYTRGFDTILESSILMMSFIIASWLALNFTINRKKENDEKTHSKDGSSKLKKE
- a CDS encoding EhaE family protein, whose translation is MIEIQMLFYAGCILAIIGSIATVTGPGVNDPIVRTFNTEIAAVGISLIFLVYNHTLALMTFVAATAAITLILLRAITRLEEMGADV
- a CDS encoding EhaD family protein, which encodes MIFLDFLNVTSISIILMFIGAFGIILLVKPLDKLIMFAVMEAGLLLAVVSFKYLDVALVIALFGPISTVIFLLSIIKINDIRKRDIEEGNKNNPEGEIFD
- a CDS encoding DUF2109 family protein — protein: MIEEIIGIIIIIMAIRTLLAKNKAERMLYVNVIDFAVSALIALTVDSPFGLIIAITFFITSTIGSNAIAYTLNRLENEIILDE